A single region of the Anaerolineales bacterium genome encodes:
- a CDS encoding gamma-glutamyl-gamma-aminobutyrate hydrolase family protein — MNPLIGIPSFYDTSAPESMPPRFGMSRPYIGALECAGALPVILPLALGSDTLRNLYERLDGVFMAGGGDLNPELYEAEKYSKTGGIDALRDETEMTLMRWALADNKPILGVCRGSQLLNVAAGGTLYQDVTDMLPDAMRHQYFPEKPREWVAHSVETVRGSALAGILGGVARVNSFHHQAVDRVAPSLRVAAYAPDGVVEAVEHTERDFVIGVQWHPESLAATDPAMQNLFDTFVNAAIKMMRQPRRASVSAPRSGTDANLH; from the coding sequence ATGAATCCGTTGATCGGGATACCGAGTTTCTACGACACCTCTGCCCCGGAAAGTATGCCACCGCGCTTTGGGATGAGCCGTCCCTACATTGGCGCGTTGGAGTGTGCGGGGGCGCTCCCGGTCATTCTTCCCCTTGCCTTAGGCTCAGACACGCTGCGCAATTTGTATGAGCGTCTCGATGGTGTCTTTATGGCGGGCGGTGGCGATCTGAACCCCGAACTCTACGAGGCGGAAAAGTACAGCAAAACGGGCGGCATTGATGCGCTTCGCGACGAGACGGAAATGACCCTGATGCGCTGGGCGCTGGCGGATAACAAGCCGATCCTCGGCGTCTGTCGCGGCTCTCAACTGCTGAATGTGGCAGCGGGCGGCACGCTCTATCAGGACGTGACCGATATGCTCCCCGACGCCATGCGCCACCAATATTTCCCCGAAAAACCACGCGAATGGGTTGCCCACAGTGTGGAAACCGTGCGCGGCTCTGCCCTCGCCGGAATTTTGGGCGGCGTGGCGCGGGTGAACAGCTTTCACCATCAGGCGGTGGATCGCGTTGCGCCGTCGCTGCGCGTTGCCGCCTATGCCCCCGATGGTGTTGTGGAGGCAGTCGAACACACCGAACGCGATTTCGTGATCGGCGTCCAATGGCATCCAGAAAGCCTTGCCGCCACCGATCCGGCGATGCAGAACCTCTTTGATACCTTTGTGAACGCGGCGATCAAGATGATGCGCCAGCCCCGCCGCGCCAGCGTGAGTGCGCCCCGTTCGGGAACAGACGCCAACCTGCATTAG